The following are encoded together in the Phenylobacterium sp. NIBR 498073 genome:
- the coaD gene encoding pantetheine-phosphate adenylyltransferase — translation MKPARTRAIYAGSFDPITLGHLDIIQKALLTFDVVHVAVGINPLKAGLFSVEERLDLIAQSVMDLDLTGQGTRNLPPEVEVGAFQGESVIKYAHRVGATHIVRGLRQSSDFDDEFRYHGILGRLDPNMPMIHIICRETFLHVSSSTARELASLGEDVSWLVTPSVERALRAKFGERAQAGT, via the coding sequence ATGAAGCCTGCGCGCACCCGGGCCATCTACGCCGGCTCGTTCGACCCGATCACCCTCGGGCACCTCGACATCATCCAGAAGGCGCTGCTGACCTTCGACGTCGTGCACGTGGCGGTGGGGATCAATCCGCTCAAGGCCGGGCTGTTCAGCGTCGAGGAGCGTCTCGACCTGATCGCCCAGTCGGTGATGGACCTCGACCTGACCGGGCAGGGGACCCGCAACCTGCCGCCCGAGGTCGAGGTCGGCGCCTTCCAGGGCGAGAGCGTCATCAAGTACGCCCACCGCGTCGGCGCCACCCACATCGTCCGGGGCCTGCGCCAGTCCTCCGACTTCGACGACGAGTTCCGCTATCACGGCATTCTCGGCCGGCTGGACCCGAACATGCCGATGATCCACATCATCTGCCGCGAGACCTTCCTGCACGTCAGCTCCAGCACCGCGCGCGAACTGGCCAGCCTCGGCGAAGATGTCTCGTGGCTCGTCACCCCCAGCGTCGAGCGGGCCCTACGGGCGAAATTCGGCGAGCGGGCGCAGGCGGGGACCTGA
- a CDS encoding HtaA domain-containing protein, translating to MSDQIKPATSLQWGVKQSFRNYVGMAGGTTEVGAGAQQTEDGAFVFAAADGDLALDAEGKLQGRGGFTGEVKFQAHGGMLSVFLADPAIEVDDKGAALTVADTAKRDYRVEVARLDLAAMTTEPSGEIVIPVGLSVEGSRLLGDHYAPRTELDPVRLRLG from the coding sequence ATGAGCGACCAGATTAAGCCGGCGACGTCGCTGCAATGGGGCGTGAAGCAGAGCTTCCGCAATTATGTCGGCATGGCTGGCGGCACGACCGAGGTCGGGGCCGGCGCGCAGCAGACCGAGGACGGGGCGTTCGTGTTCGCCGCCGCGGACGGCGACCTGGCGCTGGACGCCGAGGGCAAGCTGCAGGGCCGCGGCGGGTTCACCGGCGAAGTGAAGTTCCAGGCCCATGGCGGCATGCTGTCGGTGTTCCTGGCCGACCCGGCCATCGAGGTCGATGACAAGGGCGCGGCGCTGACCGTCGCCGACACCGCCAAGCGCGACTATCGCGTCGAGGTCGCCCGGCTGGACCTGGCGGCGATGACCACCGAGCCGTCGGGCGAGATCGTCATCCCCGTCGGCCTGTCGGTCGAGGGCAGCCGGCTGCTGGGCGACCACTATGCGCCGCGCACTGAGCTGGATCCGGTGCGGCTGCGGCTGGGCTAG
- a CDS encoding AraC family transcriptional regulator, with amino-acid sequence MVDLLSSRAEVRDIYDGFNGRVADGPRAPRHGPASARLPVERGAGHWDVVRLYDYLLVCVADSSYDDHYTLPIRAPEDLVSLRFVLAGGIGVHDGGPNAVRVEKGYASVLTLPAGRDYDLHIHGRERLASLTLHFHAGNLARIMGLEPDELPKLLRDLDRTGQGFNHLGMRLTPAMHSAVGDIVGASFKGNLRQRYLEAKVMEMLCLLVDTVESSEQGPRAASPGRRSERDSLYQAREILMAEFADPPTIEALARRVGLNRTKLQGGFKETFGATVFDFCQGRRMERAKDLLREGAMTIAEIAESVGYEHPTNFTAAFRRRFNAAPKDFRRR; translated from the coding sequence ATGGTCGACCTTCTGTCGTCGCGCGCCGAGGTTCGCGACATCTATGACGGGTTCAACGGACGCGTGGCCGACGGCCCGCGCGCGCCGCGCCATGGGCCGGCCTCCGCCCGCCTGCCGGTCGAGCGCGGCGCCGGGCACTGGGACGTGGTGCGGCTCTACGACTACCTGCTCGTCTGCGTCGCCGACAGCAGCTACGACGACCACTACACCCTGCCGATCCGCGCGCCCGAGGACTTGGTCTCCCTGCGCTTCGTGCTGGCCGGCGGCATCGGCGTGCACGACGGCGGGCCCAATGCGGTGCGGGTCGAGAAGGGCTATGCCTCGGTGCTGACCTTGCCGGCCGGGCGCGACTATGACCTGCACATTCATGGCCGCGAGCGACTGGCCTCGCTGACGCTGCATTTCCACGCCGGCAATCTGGCGCGGATCATGGGGCTGGAGCCGGACGAACTGCCCAAGCTGCTGCGCGACCTCGATCGCACGGGGCAGGGGTTCAACCACCTGGGCATGCGCCTCACCCCGGCCATGCACAGCGCCGTCGGCGACATCGTCGGGGCCTCGTTCAAGGGCAATCTGCGCCAGCGTTATCTCGAGGCCAAGGTCATGGAGATGTTGTGCCTGCTGGTCGACACGGTCGAGAGCAGCGAGCAGGGGCCGCGTGCAGCCTCGCCGGGGCGGCGCAGCGAACGCGACAGCCTCTACCAGGCGCGCGAGATCCTGATGGCTGAGTTCGCCGACCCGCCGACCATCGAGGCCCTGGCCCGCCGCGTCGGCCTCAACCGCACCAAGCTGCAGGGCGGTTTCAAGGAGACCTTCGGGGCGACGGTCTTCGACTTCTGCCAGGGGCGGCGCATGGAGCGGGCCAAGGACCTGCTGCGCGAGGGCGCCATGACCATCGCCGAAATCGCCGAATCGGTGGGCTACGAACACCCGACCAACTTCACCGCCGCGTTCCGCCGCCGGTTCAACGCCGCGCCCAAGGACTTCCGCCGAAGGTAG
- a CDS encoding TonB-dependent receptor, with amino-acid sequence MSTKTRLLAASVLISATALTAAPSYAQSARDSAVVDELVVTARKRTESVLDVPMSINVVGEQAMQNMGAESYTALLGSVPSLTAYQNGPGRTRLSIRGVTNGGGNDNDTQNQETVGIYIDEIPISMGALNPELALFDLERVEVLRGPQGTLYGAGSMTGTVRMITHRPQFNTFEGKAEYGVSSVNEGGDGFSLKGLLNVPVVNDRIAIRASGYYTKTPGYIDNVTTGEKDVNDGLARGGRVEARFQVTDDFTADLSYFKHHYKDGGRPEDLERVPGLGRDYTSADGYDDKLDIYNLTLNYDLGFANLVSSTSYFDRTTVNKRSLDGLLSVFPGVKPSPLVDTTDSTYFAQEIRLASQGDGPFSWVVGAFADKKDIYYLNTVPVPGFDAAMGINSNDFGAPKDNPYWGYDDLEVKTYALFGELTYEIGKFSVTGGLRYFNWEQKYKLYASGFFNGAIPSDPPRRTSKEDGFNPKFNVSYDLNDDFMVYAQAARGFRYGGINTPVPQDVCAAELADFTRTGTDPNTFAADKVWNYEVGGKGSFADGRVRVNGAYFHLVWDDMQTQRRLDCGFGFRENVGGATSDGVELEVTANPIQGLTLTAGGAYIDSKLSTDVKNLKAKEGDKAPFVPEFTFSGSAEYVFPVSDDLDAFVYAGYQYMGERFTEFSPQLSTYRKMDAYNVVNLRAGLTHEGVEFSVYANNALDSRGVIRALPASPFDPEARIRIVPRTVGANIRVAF; translated from the coding sequence ATGAGCACCAAGACGCGCCTGCTGGCCGCGTCGGTTCTGATCTCGGCGACGGCGCTGACCGCCGCGCCGTCCTACGCGCAGTCCGCGCGCGACAGCGCGGTCGTCGACGAGCTGGTCGTCACCGCCCGCAAGCGTACCGAAAGCGTGCTCGACGTGCCGATGAGCATCAACGTCGTCGGCGAGCAGGCGATGCAGAACATGGGCGCCGAAAGCTACACGGCGCTGCTGGGTTCGGTTCCCAGCCTGACCGCCTATCAGAACGGCCCGGGCCGCACGCGTCTGTCGATCCGCGGCGTCACCAACGGCGGCGGCAACGACAACGACACCCAGAACCAGGAAACCGTCGGCATCTACATCGACGAAATCCCGATCTCGATGGGCGCCCTGAACCCGGAACTGGCGCTGTTCGACCTGGAGCGCGTCGAAGTGCTGCGCGGCCCGCAGGGCACGCTCTACGGCGCCGGCTCGATGACCGGCACCGTGCGGATGATCACCCACCGCCCGCAGTTCAACACCTTCGAAGGCAAGGCCGAGTACGGCGTGTCGAGCGTCAACGAGGGCGGCGACGGCTTCTCGCTGAAGGGCCTGCTCAACGTGCCGGTGGTCAACGACCGCATCGCGATCCGCGCCTCGGGCTACTACACCAAGACCCCGGGCTACATCGACAACGTCACGACCGGCGAAAAGGACGTCAACGACGGTCTGGCCCGCGGCGGCCGCGTCGAGGCCCGCTTCCAGGTCACCGACGACTTCACCGCCGACCTCTCGTACTTCAAGCACCACTACAAGGACGGCGGCCGTCCCGAGGATCTGGAGCGCGTGCCGGGCCTTGGCCGCGATTACACCTCGGCCGACGGCTACGACGATAAGCTCGACATCTACAACCTGACCCTGAACTACGACCTGGGCTTTGCGAACCTGGTCTCGTCGACCTCGTATTTCGACCGCACCACGGTCAACAAGCGCTCGCTGGACGGCCTGCTGTCGGTGTTCCCCGGCGTCAAGCCCAGCCCGCTGGTCGACACCACGGATTCGACCTACTTCGCCCAGGAAATCCGCCTGGCCTCGCAGGGCGACGGTCCGTTCAGCTGGGTCGTCGGCGCCTTCGCCGACAAGAAGGACATCTACTATCTGAACACCGTCCCGGTGCCGGGCTTCGACGCCGCCATGGGCATCAACTCGAACGATTTCGGCGCGCCCAAGGACAATCCCTACTGGGGCTACGACGACCTCGAGGTGAAGACCTACGCCCTGTTCGGCGAGCTGACCTACGAGATCGGCAAGTTCAGCGTCACCGGCGGCCTGCGCTACTTCAACTGGGAACAGAAGTACAAGCTCTACGCCTCGGGCTTCTTCAACGGCGCGATCCCCAGCGACCCGCCGCGCCGCACGTCCAAGGAAGACGGCTTCAATCCGAAGTTCAACGTCTCCTATGACCTGAACGACGACTTCATGGTCTACGCCCAGGCCGCCCGCGGCTTCCGCTACGGCGGCATCAACACCCCGGTGCCGCAGGATGTCTGCGCCGCCGAGCTGGCCGACTTCACCCGCACCGGCACCGACCCGAACACCTTCGCGGCCGACAAGGTCTGGAACTACGAAGTCGGCGGCAAGGGCTCGTTCGCCGACGGCCGTGTTCGCGTCAACGGCGCCTATTTCCACCTGGTGTGGGACGACATGCAGACCCAGCGCCGCCTCGACTGCGGCTTCGGGTTCCGCGAGAACGTCGGCGGCGCGACCAGCGACGGCGTCGAACTGGAAGTCACCGCCAACCCGATCCAAGGCCTGACCCTGACCGCCGGCGGCGCCTACATCGACTCCAAGCTCTCGACCGACGTGAAGAACCTCAAGGCCAAGGAAGGCGACAAGGCGCCGTTCGTGCCCGAGTTCACCTTCAGCGGCTCGGCCGAGTATGTGTTCCCGGTCAGCGACGACCTCGACGCGTTCGTCTACGCCGGCTACCAGTACATGGGCGAGCGCTTCACCGAGTTCAGCCCGCAGCTGAGCACCTACCGCAAGATGGACGCCTATAACGTCGTCAACCTGCGCGCGGGCCTGACCCACGAGGGTGTCGAGTTCTCGGTCTACGCGAACAACGCCCTCGACAGCCGCGGCGTGATCCGCGCGCTGCCGGCCAGCCCGTTCGATCCCGAGGCGCGCATCCGCATCGTGCCGCGCACCGTCGGGGCTAACATCCGGGTGGCGTTCTAA
- a CDS encoding peptidylprolyl isomerase yields MKLARRAMLGAALTLAMAGCALAAPATPVVMTTDLGVVELELYPDKAPVTVANFLRYVDEGRFDGATFYRVVRAGTDPNPKAPIQVIQGGIDSDAHRGQMLLPIAHETTARSGLSHTDGVISMARDGPGSATSEFFITVGDNTSLDFCGARNPDGQGYAAFGRVTHGMDVVRRIQAQPSDAPTPVTFVKGQILERPVEILSIRRK; encoded by the coding sequence GTGAAACTCGCTCGACGCGCCATGCTGGGCGCGGCTCTCACCCTGGCGATGGCGGGCTGCGCGCTCGCCGCGCCGGCGACGCCGGTGGTGATGACCACCGATCTCGGCGTCGTGGAGTTGGAGCTCTACCCGGACAAGGCTCCGGTCACGGTCGCCAACTTCCTGCGCTACGTCGACGAGGGCCGCTTCGACGGGGCGACCTTCTACCGCGTGGTTCGCGCCGGGACCGACCCGAACCCCAAGGCGCCGATCCAGGTGATCCAGGGCGGCATCGACAGCGACGCCCACCGCGGCCAGATGCTGCTGCCGATCGCCCACGAGACCACCGCCAGGAGCGGCCTGTCCCACACCGACGGCGTCATCTCGATGGCCCGCGACGGTCCCGGCAGCGCGACCTCCGAGTTCTTCATCACGGTCGGCGACAACACCAGCCTCGACTTCTGCGGCGCGCGCAATCCCGATGGCCAGGGCTACGCCGCCTTCGGCCGGGTGACGCACGGCATGGACGTCGTCCGCAGGATCCAGGCCCAGCCCTCGGACGCCCCGACGCCGGTCACCTTCGTAAAGGGACAGATTCTGGAACGTCCCGTCGAAATCCTGTCGATACGGCGCAAATAG
- a CDS encoding nuclear transport factor 2 family protein has translation MNRSALSAIALTMALIAGPALADDRADVAKVLADASAGWSRGELDTFMASYEKAPQINYVSGGKVIQGYDAIRAMYAPRFADPKAMPQLSTEVVDFDPLGADYAAVIGRFNLAMPNGEKATGLFSLVFHKTAEGWQIVSDHSG, from the coding sequence GTGAACCGCAGCGCACTTTCCGCCATCGCCCTGACGATGGCTCTGATCGCCGGTCCGGCTCTCGCCGACGACCGCGCCGACGTCGCCAAGGTGCTGGCCGACGCCAGCGCCGGCTGGAGCCGCGGCGAGCTGGACACCTTCATGGCCAGCTACGAAAAAGCCCCGCAAATCAACTATGTTAGCGGCGGAAAGGTCATCCAGGGCTATGACGCGATCCGGGCCATGTACGCGCCGCGTTTCGCCGACCCGAAGGCCATGCCGCAGCTCTCGACCGAGGTCGTCGACTTCGATCCGCTGGGCGCCGACTACGCCGCCGTGATCGGCAGGTTCAATCTCGCCATGCCGAATGGCGAGAAGGCCACGGGGCTGTTCAGCCTAGTGTTCCACAAGACCGCCGAGGGCTGGCAGATCGTCTCCGATCACTCCGGCTGA
- a CDS encoding DsbA family protein has translation MKRLFDSLADWADAHPRRVLAIAVVVGLAITFVLQNRPPPALALERTPVVAGVLDDAGTPRVGPADADVVVVLFTDYRCPICRRTDPALERLVARDPKVRVHYKDWPILGEQSTIAARAALAAERQGKYLAMHRALMADNAPLTPAEVRRIAADAGLDPARLEADLVQYDKEIERQLAAHANQAFGLGLKGTPAYLVGPHLLQGGLDDAALEKAVARARKAGPLKPQPE, from the coding sequence ATGAAGCGGCTTTTCGATTCCCTCGCCGACTGGGCCGACGCGCATCCGCGGCGTGTCCTGGCTATCGCCGTCGTGGTCGGCCTGGCGATCACCTTCGTCCTGCAGAACCGCCCGCCGCCAGCGCTCGCGCTGGAACGGACGCCGGTGGTCGCCGGCGTTCTGGACGACGCCGGCACGCCGCGGGTCGGGCCGGCCGACGCCGACGTGGTGGTGGTGCTGTTCACCGACTATCGCTGCCCGATCTGCCGTCGGACCGATCCGGCGCTGGAGCGGTTGGTCGCGCGCGATCCCAAGGTGCGGGTCCACTACAAGGACTGGCCGATCCTGGGCGAGCAGTCGACGATCGCGGCCCGGGCGGCGCTGGCCGCCGAGCGGCAGGGCAAGTACCTCGCCATGCATCGCGCGCTGATGGCCGACAACGCCCCGCTGACCCCGGCCGAGGTCCGCCGGATCGCCGCCGACGCGGGGCTCGACCCGGCCCGATTGGAGGCCGATTTAGTGCAATATGACAAAGAGATAGAGCGCCAGCTCGCAGCACACGCCAATCAGGCCTTCGGCCTCGGCCTGAAGGGCACGCCGGCCTATCTGGTCGGTCCTCACCTCCTGCAGGGCGGGCTGGACGACGCGGCCCTGGAGAAGGCGGTGGCCCGGGCTCGAAAGGCCGGGCCGCTCAAGCCTCAGCCGGAGTGA
- a CDS encoding LysR substrate-binding domain-containing protein: protein MRPRLPPLAALRAFEAVARLGSVSRAAEELGRTHGAVSKQLQALRADAGAPLFDKVGTGLQPNAAGRQLAQAVGRAFDDLGQAYAEVVREARAPALRIACSASFAMGWLVPHLSRFSELHPQVRLQLSMTSAKEMREDRDADLVILWDRSAYPPEDHARAVRIADAQFGPVAAPGYPIERRDGALRVGRRIVHDHTAGAWALWSQLSGLSMDALAQISFPHTHLCLQAAVAGMGVAVAERRLANADLAAGRLVAVAGFAPFADGFAAIPHRTRPLSPQAQVFLDWLAAELDGG from the coding sequence ATGCGCCCACGCCTGCCGCCGCTAGCCGCCCTGCGCGCCTTCGAGGCCGTCGCCAGATTGGGCTCGGTCAGCCGCGCCGCCGAGGAACTGGGCCGCACCCATGGCGCGGTGAGCAAGCAGTTGCAGGCCCTGCGCGCGGACGCCGGCGCGCCGCTGTTCGACAAGGTCGGCACCGGCCTGCAGCCCAACGCCGCCGGCCGACAGCTGGCGCAGGCGGTCGGCCGCGCGTTCGACGATCTTGGCCAGGCTTATGCCGAGGTCGTGCGCGAGGCCCGCGCCCCGGCCCTGCGCATCGCCTGCAGCGCCAGCTTCGCCATGGGCTGGCTGGTTCCGCATCTATCGCGCTTTTCCGAATTGCACCCGCAGGTGCGGCTGCAGCTCTCGATGACCTCAGCCAAGGAAATGCGTGAGGACCGCGACGCCGACCTGGTGATCCTGTGGGACCGCAGCGCCTATCCGCCGGAGGACCACGCCCGCGCCGTCCGCATCGCCGACGCGCAGTTCGGACCGGTAGCGGCCCCCGGCTATCCGATCGAGCGGCGCGACGGGGCCCTGCGCGTCGGACGACGCATCGTGCATGACCACACCGCCGGGGCCTGGGCGCTGTGGAGCCAGCTCTCCGGCCTGTCGATGGACGCCCTGGCGCAGATCAGCTTTCCGCACACGCACCTCTGCCTGCAGGCCGCGGTCGCCGGCATGGGCGTGGCGGTGGCCGAGCGGCGGCTGGCGAACGCCGACCTCGCCGCCGGACGGCTCGTCGCCGTGGCCGGGTTCGCGCCCTTTGCCGACGGCTTCGCGGCCATTCCTCACCGGACCCGACCGCTGTCGCCGCAGGCGCAGGTGTTTCTCGACTGGCTGGCGGCGGAGCTGGACGGCGGCTAG
- a CDS encoding class I SAM-dependent methyltransferase yields the protein MAVGGDVDYERTGTGYGAQRRPDPVLAARIRRALGPVRTVLNVGAGTGSYEPQDRHVLAIEPSAVMRAQRRPDAGLAIEGFAEALPLDDDSVDAAMAVATVHQWRDLAKGLAELRRVARGPVVVAAFDGSVLSQWWLNDYAPELLAAEQKRYPEIAAIVRGLGGQVSVETVPIAADCPDGITEAFYARPERLLDPAVRRAQSSWGFVGPDVEPRFVAALSADLASGAWDARYGHWRNMATYDGSRRLIVSRP from the coding sequence ATGGCGGTTGGCGGGGATGTTGACTACGAGCGAACCGGGACCGGCTACGGCGCACAGCGCCGGCCCGATCCGGTGTTGGCGGCGCGCATCCGCCGTGCCCTGGGACCGGTGCGGACCGTGCTCAACGTCGGGGCGGGAACCGGGTCTTACGAGCCGCAGGACCGCCATGTGCTGGCGATCGAGCCCTCGGCGGTGATGCGGGCCCAGCGGCGGCCAGACGCCGGCCTGGCGATCGAGGGCTTCGCCGAGGCGCTCCCACTCGACGACGACAGCGTCGATGCGGCGATGGCGGTGGCCACCGTCCACCAGTGGCGCGACCTGGCCAAGGGGCTGGCGGAGCTGCGGCGCGTGGCGCGTGGGCCGGTGGTGGTCGCCGCCTTCGACGGATCGGTGCTGTCGCAATGGTGGCTGAACGACTACGCGCCCGAGCTGCTGGCCGCCGAGCAGAAACGCTATCCCGAGATCGCGGCGATCGTGCGGGGCCTGGGCGGCCAGGTAAGCGTCGAGACCGTGCCCATCGCCGCCGATTGCCCGGACGGGATCACCGAGGCCTTCTACGCCCGGCCCGAGCGTTTGCTGGACCCGGCGGTGCGGCGCGCCCAGTCCTCCTGGGGCTTCGTGGGACCAGATGTCGAGCCGCGGTTCGTCGCCGCCCTGTCGGCGGACCTGGCCTCGGGCGCGTGGGACGCCCGCTACGGCCATTGGCGTAACATGGCGACCTATGACGGATCGCGCCGGCTGATCGTCTCGCGACCATAG
- a CDS encoding aldo/keto reductase — MKFKQLGRTGLYVSEICLGTMTFGGNEEAGIWKAIGSLPQAEVDAIMGKALAAGVNFFDTADVYSFGASEQRLGQSLKNLGVKRSDVVLATKVFGQMGPGPNDRGASRGHIMDSVKASLERMQTDHIDLYQIHGNDAVTPIDETLRALDDLVSQGLVRYVGVSNWAAWKIAKALGLSEAKGYARFETLQAYYTIAGRDLERELVPMLSAEQLGLMVWSPLAGGLLSGKFGPGSNNPENARRTNFDFPPVNLDRAWACVEVMRDVAQAHGASVARVALAWLLAKPHVMSVIIGAKTVEQLDDNLAAVELQLTAEDMQRLDAVSELPAEYPGWMFARQGGARVPAPFTPKA, encoded by the coding sequence ATGAAGTTCAAGCAGCTTGGCCGGACGGGCCTCTATGTCTCCGAGATCTGCCTGGGAACCATGACCTTCGGCGGCAACGAGGAGGCCGGCATCTGGAAGGCGATCGGCTCGCTGCCGCAGGCCGAGGTCGACGCGATCATGGGCAAGGCGCTGGCCGCCGGGGTGAACTTCTTCGACACCGCCGACGTCTACTCGTTCGGGGCCTCGGAACAGCGCCTCGGCCAATCGCTCAAGAACCTCGGCGTCAAGCGCAGCGACGTGGTTCTGGCGACCAAGGTGTTCGGCCAGATGGGGCCGGGGCCCAACGACCGCGGCGCCTCGCGCGGCCACATCATGGACTCGGTGAAGGCCAGCCTGGAGCGGATGCAGACCGACCATATCGATCTCTACCAGATCCACGGAAACGACGCCGTGACCCCCATCGACGAGACGCTGCGTGCGCTCGACGACCTGGTGAGCCAGGGGCTGGTCCGCTACGTCGGCGTCTCCAACTGGGCCGCCTGGAAGATAGCCAAGGCGCTCGGTCTCTCCGAGGCCAAGGGCTATGCGCGGTTCGAGACCCTGCAGGCCTACTACACCATCGCCGGCCGCGACCTGGAGCGTGAGCTGGTCCCGATGCTGAGCGCCGAGCAACTGGGCCTGATGGTCTGGTCGCCGCTCGCCGGCGGCTTGCTGTCGGGCAAGTTCGGGCCGGGCTCGAACAATCCGGAGAACGCCCGGCGCACCAATTTCGACTTCCCGCCGGTGAACCTCGATCGCGCCTGGGCCTGCGTGGAGGTGATGCGCGACGTGGCTCAGGCGCATGGAGCGTCCGTGGCCCGCGTGGCGCTGGCCTGGCTGCTGGCCAAGCCCCACGTGATGAGCGTGATCATCGGCGCCAAGACCGTCGAGCAGCTCGACGACAACCTGGCCGCCGTCGAGCTGCAACTGACAGCCGAGGACATGCAGCGGCTTGATGCGGTTAGCGAGCTGCCGGCCGAGTATCCCGGCTGGATGTTCGCCCGCCAGGGCGGAGCGCGCGTGCCTGCGCCCTTCACCCCGAAGGCCTGA
- a CDS encoding DUF2478 domain-containing protein: MTLDQPAPIAVVRGAPTPQIQALFATFVARLGTPVRVVGVVEEEPVPGRAQLRSLTDGRRFEVFQELGRGSSACSVDAGSVVSACEAVRGDIAAGCDLVVLSKFGRLEAERSGLSDAFAAGLAGGVPILTSVAPKFDPAWSAFAAPLFVMLPPRLEAVEAWWRGLNRQAA, encoded by the coding sequence GTGACGCTCGATCAGCCTGCGCCGATCGCGGTGGTGCGCGGCGCGCCGACGCCGCAGATCCAGGCCCTGTTCGCCACTTTCGTCGCTCGGCTCGGGACGCCCGTTCGTGTCGTCGGCGTCGTGGAGGAGGAGCCGGTCCCCGGCCGCGCCCAGCTTCGCAGTCTGACCGACGGGCGGCGGTTCGAGGTGTTCCAGGAGCTGGGCCGCGGCTCCAGCGCCTGCAGCGTCGACGCCGGCAGCGTCGTGAGCGCCTGCGAAGCGGTGCGCGGCGACATCGCCGCCGGCTGCGACCTCGTGGTGCTCAGCAAGTTCGGGCGGCTGGAGGCCGAGCGCAGCGGCCTCAGCGACGCCTTCGCCGCCGGTCTGGCCGGCGGAGTTCCGATCCTGACGTCCGTGGCGCCAAAATTCGATCCGGCATGGAGCGCCTTCGCCGCGCCGCTGTTCGTCATGCTGCCGCCGCGGCTGGAGGCGGTCGAGGCCTGGTGGCGCGGCCTGAATCGGCAGGCGGCCTAG
- a CDS encoding beta-1,6-N-acetylglucosaminyltransferase: MRMIYLVLAHEGRPQLDALVERLAPAGGVDMVIVHADRRSDLWRSLREDPPPDTRRVEVIQNPVSVRWGHRSLQAAIILLIERAMAFEFDYAHLVSGSDWPVMSRHEIVRELEASQIPLCYIEAEFGREEERMQRFHVDARWLRPDPRREPMAYRFKPAIVRLSRWLDGARHRLLGDRSRPWGRWFKGETWWSLPNDALQMVAVELRRLTDSGRLVGTYVCEEHVVQTIVAARLPERLADCRRYIDWTDGGDSPRLLARGDQKAIAESGAWFARKFALSHDDFFLRLPPYS; the protein is encoded by the coding sequence ATGCGGATGATCTATTTGGTGCTCGCCCACGAAGGTCGGCCGCAGCTTGACGCCTTGGTCGAGCGGTTGGCGCCCGCGGGCGGCGTGGACATGGTCATCGTTCACGCGGACCGTCGCTCGGACCTGTGGCGTAGCCTGCGGGAGGATCCTCCCCCTGATACCCGGCGGGTGGAGGTCATCCAGAACCCGGTCTCGGTCCGTTGGGGGCATCGGAGCCTTCAGGCGGCGATCATCCTACTGATCGAACGGGCCATGGCGTTCGAGTTCGACTACGCGCACCTGGTCAGCGGGTCGGACTGGCCGGTCATGTCTCGCCATGAGATCGTCCGGGAGCTCGAGGCCTCCCAGATCCCCCTTTGCTATATCGAAGCGGAGTTCGGGCGAGAGGAGGAGCGGATGCAGCGCTTCCACGTCGACGCGCGCTGGCTGCGGCCCGATCCGCGGCGCGAGCCCATGGCCTACCGATTCAAGCCGGCGATCGTTCGCCTGTCGCGATGGCTGGATGGCGCGCGTCACCGGCTCCTAGGAGACCGCTCGCGTCCGTGGGGCCGATGGTTCAAGGGCGAGACCTGGTGGTCGTTGCCGAACGATGCGCTGCAGATGGTCGCCGTGGAGTTGCGCCGATTGACGGACTCGGGCCGTCTCGTCGGGACCTATGTTTGCGAAGAGCATGTCGTCCAGACGATCGTCGCCGCCAGATTGCCCGAACGGCTGGCCGACTGTCGACGCTACATCGACTGGACGGACGGCGGCGACAGCCCGCGGCTGCTGGCTCGCGGCGACCAGAAGGCCATCGCCGAGAGCGGAGCCTGGTTCGCGAGGAAATTCGCGCTGTCGCACGACGACTTCTTCCTGCGCCTGCCGCCGTACAGCTGA